A part of Micromonospora chersina genomic DNA contains:
- the ruvX gene encoding Holliday junction resolvase RuvX produces MAELSRGVRLGVDVGQVRVGVARSDPHGILATPLVTLARDLTAAPDAVPTDIAELVRLAAEHEAVEVVVGLPVNLAGKHGPAAENVSAYAARLADVMGPIPVTLTDERMSTVVASRRLAERGVRGKRQRAVVDQAAAVEILQSWLDAQRRRTQ; encoded by the coding sequence ATGGCTGAACTGTCCCGCGGTGTCCGGCTCGGGGTCGACGTCGGCCAGGTCCGTGTCGGGGTGGCCCGCTCCGACCCGCACGGCATCCTGGCCACCCCGCTGGTCACCCTCGCCCGCGACCTGACGGCCGCGCCGGACGCGGTGCCCACCGACATCGCCGAGCTGGTGCGGCTCGCCGCCGAGCACGAGGCGGTCGAGGTCGTGGTCGGCCTGCCGGTCAACCTCGCCGGAAAGCACGGCCCCGCGGCGGAAAACGTCTCGGCCTATGCTGCCCGGTTGGCCGATGTAATGGGGCCGATTCCGGTGACGCTGACGGACGAGAGGATGTCGACCGTGGTCGCGAGTCGTAGGCTGGCCGAACGGGGCGTCCGGGGAAAGCGCCAACGGGCGGTGGTCGACCAGGCCGCCGCGGTGGAGATTCTGCAGAGCTGGCTGGACGCGCAGCGGAGGCGGACGCAATGA
- a CDS encoding cytochrome c oxidase assembly protein: MSLAHAGHAAGGFPAAALVPLALFWAYLAAALRQRDPGRPGWDHRRTASFGLGAALLAAGLLLPVTEVPGHMAQHLLLGMLAPLALVLGAPGTLALRTVDRRVGRAALRLLRHPVPRVLAHPVTGLALTAGGLWLLYLTPLYRATLASPALHGLVLLHFVLSGYLFTWSVAGPDPGPHRPRVPVRLVVLGAGVVAHAVLAQLLYAGVLVDVPATGDELRAGATVMYYGGDLAEILLALALLVTWRPERAAPRPSPVRA; this comes from the coding sequence GTGAGCCTCGCCCACGCCGGGCACGCGGCCGGCGGCTTCCCGGCCGCCGCGCTCGTACCCCTGGCGCTGTTCTGGGCCTACCTGGCGGCGGCGCTGCGGCAGCGGGACCCGGGCCGGCCCGGGTGGGACCACCGGCGGACGGCGAGCTTCGGCCTCGGCGCGGCGCTGCTCGCCGCCGGGCTGCTGCTGCCCGTGACCGAAGTGCCCGGGCACATGGCGCAGCACCTGCTGCTGGGCATGCTGGCCCCGCTCGCCCTGGTGCTCGGCGCCCCCGGCACGCTGGCGCTGCGCACGGTGGACCGGCGGGTCGGGCGGGCCGCGCTGCGGCTGCTGCGGCACCCGGTCCCGCGGGTGCTCGCCCATCCGGTGACCGGGCTGGCGCTCACGGCGGGCGGGCTGTGGTTGCTGTACCTGACCCCGCTGTACCGGGCCACCCTGGCGAGTCCGGCGCTGCACGGGCTGGTGCTGCTGCACTTCGTGCTCAGCGGCTACCTCTTCACCTGGTCGGTCGCCGGCCCCGACCCGGGACCGCACCGCCCCCGGGTACCGGTCCGCCTCGTGGTGCTCGGTGCGGGGGTGGTGGCGCACGCCGTGCTCGCCCAACTGCTCTACGCCGGCGTGCTGGTGGACGTGCCGGCGACCGGGGACGAGCTGCGGGCCGGCGCCACGGTGATGTACTACGGCGGCGACCTCGCGGAGATCCTGCTGGCCCTCGCCCTGCTCGTCACCTGGCGGCCGGAGCGGGCGGCGCCCCGGCCCTCCCCCGTCAGGGCTTGA
- the pyrR gene encoding bifunctional pyr operon transcriptional regulator/uracil phosphoribosyltransferase PyrR codes for MAYPPAAHPSPPRQPSVKVILTAADVSRVVDRIAHQILEKTQGAADTVLLGIPTRGVPLARRLAARISTFEDVTVPVGVLDITLYRDDLRRNATRAVGPTDLPPGGIDGRRVILVDDVLFSGRTVRAALDALSDVGRPASVQLAVLVDRGHRQLPIRADYVGKNIPTALAENVKVTLAETDGADEVRLHGGTS; via the coding sequence GTGGCCTACCCACCGGCTGCCCACCCGTCGCCGCCGCGACAACCCTCGGTGAAGGTGATCCTCACCGCCGCCGACGTGTCGCGGGTGGTCGACCGCATCGCCCACCAGATCCTGGAGAAGACCCAGGGCGCCGCCGACACCGTGCTGCTCGGCATCCCCACCCGCGGCGTCCCGCTCGCGCGGCGCCTCGCCGCCCGGATCAGCACCTTCGAGGACGTGACCGTCCCGGTCGGCGTGCTCGACATCACGCTCTACCGCGACGACCTGCGCCGGAACGCCACCCGCGCGGTCGGACCCACCGACCTGCCCCCGGGAGGGATCGACGGCCGCCGGGTGATCCTCGTCGACGACGTGCTCTTCTCCGGCCGCACCGTGCGGGCCGCCCTCGACGCGCTGTCCGACGTCGGCCGCCCGGCCTCGGTCCAGCTCGCCGTCCTGGTCGACCGGGGGCACCGCCAACTGCCGATCCGCGCCGACTACGTCGGCAAGAACATCCCCACCGCGCTCGCCGAGAACGTCAAGGTCACCCTGGCCGAGACCGACGGGGCCGACGAGGTCCGGCTGCACGGAGGCACCTCATGA
- a CDS encoding shikimate kinase translates to MSTRPVCVLVGAPGSGKTTVGRALAVALGVEFRDTDTDIEQLAGKPIPEIFVDEGEEHFRTLERAAVAAGLASHPGVLALGGGAVLAEENRAALIGHTVVHLSVELPDAVKRVGLGSGRPLLALNPRATLKHLMEQRRPLYAEVATATVRTDGRDPEEIATEVAALLKP, encoded by the coding sequence ATGAGCACCCGGCCGGTCTGCGTGCTGGTGGGGGCGCCCGGCTCGGGCAAGACCACTGTGGGGCGGGCGCTCGCCGTGGCGCTCGGCGTCGAGTTCCGGGACACGGACACCGACATCGAGCAGCTCGCCGGCAAGCCGATCCCGGAGATCTTCGTGGACGAGGGGGAGGAGCACTTCCGTACCCTCGAACGCGCCGCGGTGGCGGCGGGGCTGGCCTCGCACCCGGGGGTGCTCGCCCTCGGCGGCGGCGCGGTCCTCGCCGAGGAGAACCGCGCCGCGCTGATCGGGCACACAGTGGTGCACCTGTCGGTGGAGCTGCCCGACGCGGTGAAGCGGGTCGGGCTGGGCTCCGGCCGACCGCTGCTGGCGCTCAACCCGCGCGCCACGCTGAAGCACCTCATGGAGCAGCGCCGCCCGCTCTACGCCGAGGTGGCCACCGCGACAGTGCGCACCGACGGGCGTGACCCCGAGGAGATCGCCACCGAGGTCGCCGCCCTGCTCAAGCCCTGA
- a CDS encoding DUF2243 domain-containing protein: protein MNRPAIDGADIRVPATILGVGLGGFADGILLHQLLQWHHMLSSTDSDRLGIKPYPVDTVPGLQMNTVWDGLFHTVTWVAVLTGLALLYARVTRSRGRLWRSPALWGWALVGWGLFNLVEGIVDHQILGIHHVHGGPHQLWWDLGFLALGAVLVVVGWAVQRRAAVVDLCAPERR from the coding sequence ATGAACCGACCAGCCATCGACGGCGCGGACATCCGGGTGCCGGCCACGATCCTCGGAGTGGGGCTGGGCGGCTTCGCCGACGGCATCCTGCTCCACCAGTTGCTCCAGTGGCACCACATGCTGAGCAGCACCGACAGCGACCGGCTCGGGATCAAGCCGTACCCGGTCGACACCGTGCCCGGGTTGCAGATGAACACCGTCTGGGACGGGCTGTTCCACACCGTCACCTGGGTGGCGGTGCTCACCGGCCTGGCGCTGCTCTACGCCCGGGTCACCCGGTCCCGCGGCCGGCTGTGGCGCTCCCCCGCGCTGTGGGGCTGGGCGCTTGTCGGCTGGGGCCTGTTCAACCTGGTCGAGGGGATCGTCGACCACCAGATCCTCGGCATCCACCACGTGCACGGCGGCCCGCACCAGCTCTGGTGGGACCTCGGCTTCCTGGCCCTCGGCGCGGTCCTCGTCGTGGTCGGCTGGGCGGTGCAGCGGCGGGCCGCCGTCGTCGACCTCTGCGCCCCGGAGCGGCGGTGA
- the aroC gene encoding chorismate synthase — MLRWLTAGESHGPALVALLEGVPAGVEVTTTEISGELARRRLGYGRGARMSFEQDEVEIIGGLRHGVTIGSPVAVRVGNSEWPKWRTVMAADPVDADELAGQARNAPLTRPRPGHADLAGMQKYGHTDARPILERASARETAARVAVGAVAKALVKQALGIEIVSHVVELGPVAAKPGLRPTPEDTARIDADPLRCLDPEASARMVAEVDAAKKAADTLGGVVEVLAYGVPPGLGSHVQWDRKLDARLATALMSIQAIKGVEIGDGWLQARSRGSEAHDEILPTATGVRRVTDRAGGLEGGITTGEPLRVKAAMKPISSLNRALSTVDVVTGEPATAINQRSDVCAVPAAAVVAEAMVALVLAEAAVEKFGGDSVAEMRRNLSGYLDALVIK; from the coding sequence GTGTTGCGCTGGCTGACTGCAGGTGAATCGCACGGACCCGCCCTCGTCGCGCTGCTGGAGGGTGTGCCCGCCGGCGTCGAGGTGACCACCACGGAGATCTCCGGTGAGCTGGCCCGGCGCCGGCTCGGCTACGGCCGGGGCGCCCGGATGTCCTTCGAGCAGGACGAGGTCGAGATCATCGGCGGGCTCCGGCACGGCGTGACGATCGGCAGCCCGGTGGCCGTCCGGGTGGGCAACTCGGAGTGGCCGAAGTGGCGCACCGTGATGGCCGCCGACCCGGTCGACGCCGACGAGCTGGCCGGTCAGGCCCGCAACGCCCCGCTCACCCGCCCCCGCCCCGGTCACGCCGACCTGGCCGGCATGCAGAAGTACGGCCACACCGACGCCCGGCCGATCCTGGAGCGGGCCAGCGCCCGGGAGACCGCCGCCCGGGTCGCCGTGGGCGCGGTCGCCAAGGCCCTGGTCAAGCAGGCCCTCGGCATCGAGATCGTCTCCCACGTGGTGGAGCTGGGCCCGGTCGCCGCCAAGCCCGGCCTGCGGCCCACGCCGGAGGACACCGCCCGGATCGACGCCGACCCGCTGCGCTGCCTCGACCCGGAGGCCAGCGCCCGGATGGTCGCCGAGGTCGACGCCGCCAAGAAGGCCGCCGACACGCTCGGCGGCGTGGTCGAGGTGCTGGCGTACGGGGTGCCGCCGGGCCTGGGCAGCCACGTGCAGTGGGACCGCAAGCTGGACGCCCGGCTGGCCACCGCGCTGATGTCGATCCAGGCCATCAAGGGCGTGGAGATCGGCGACGGCTGGTTGCAGGCACGTTCCCGCGGTTCGGAGGCGCACGACGAGATCCTGCCCACCGCCACCGGCGTACGGCGGGTGACCGACCGGGCCGGCGGCCTGGAGGGCGGCATCACCACCGGCGAGCCGCTGCGGGTGAAGGCGGCCATGAAGCCGATCTCCTCGCTGAACCGGGCCCTGTCCACTGTCGACGTGGTCACCGGCGAGCCGGCCACCGCGATCAACCAGCGCTCCGACGTGTGCGCGGTGCCGGCCGCGGCCGTGGTGGCCGAGGCCATGGTGGCGCTCGTGCTGGCCGAGGCGGCGGTGGAGAAGTTCGGCGGGGACTCGGTCGCCGAGATGCGCCGTAACCTGTCCGGCTACCTCGACGCCCTGGTGATCAAATGA
- the aroB gene encoding 3-dehydroquinate synthase — protein sequence MDEVTRIPVGGDRPYDVLVGRDLLDPPPRLLPGADRVAFLHAPPLKALAEELAGRVRAAGVAPLLIEVPDAEAGKHIDVAAACWDRLGEAGFTRTDAVVGVGGGAVTDLAGFVAASWLRGVRWVPVATSLLGMVDAAVGGKTGINTAAGKNLVGAFHPPAGVICDLATLDSLPRADLAAGMAEVVKCGFIADPVILDLVERDPGAALDPTGPVTRELIERAVRVKADVVSGDLRESGVREVLNYGHTLAHAIEKVEGYRWRHGHAVAVGLVYAATLARLAGRLDAATAQRHRAVVAALGLPTGYRADAWPELLAAMRVDKKARGSRLRFVVLDGLARPAILEAPPDELLAEAYREISS from the coding sequence ATGGACGAGGTGACCCGGATCCCGGTCGGCGGCGACCGGCCGTACGACGTGCTGGTGGGACGCGACCTGCTCGACCCGCCGCCCCGGCTGCTGCCCGGCGCCGACCGGGTGGCCTTCCTGCACGCGCCCCCGCTCAAGGCGCTGGCCGAGGAGCTGGCCGGGCGGGTGCGCGCGGCCGGGGTCGCGCCGCTGCTCATCGAGGTGCCGGACGCCGAGGCGGGCAAGCACATCGACGTGGCGGCGGCCTGCTGGGACCGGCTCGGCGAGGCCGGCTTCACCCGCACCGACGCGGTGGTCGGGGTGGGCGGCGGCGCCGTCACCGACCTGGCCGGCTTCGTGGCGGCCAGCTGGCTGCGCGGGGTGCGCTGGGTGCCGGTGGCGACCTCCCTGCTGGGCATGGTCGACGCCGCCGTCGGCGGCAAGACCGGGATCAACACCGCGGCCGGCAAGAACCTGGTGGGCGCCTTCCACCCGCCGGCCGGGGTGATCTGCGACCTGGCGACCCTGGACAGCCTGCCGCGGGCCGACCTGGCCGCCGGGATGGCCGAGGTGGTCAAGTGCGGGTTCATCGCCGACCCGGTGATCCTCGACCTGGTGGAGCGGGACCCGGGCGCCGCGCTGGACCCGACCGGGCCGGTGACCCGCGAGCTGATCGAGCGCGCGGTGCGGGTCAAGGCCGACGTGGTCTCGGGCGACCTGCGCGAGTCCGGGGTGCGCGAGGTGCTCAACTACGGGCACACACTGGCACACGCCATCGAGAAGGTGGAGGGCTACCGCTGGCGGCACGGTCACGCCGTCGCGGTGGGCCTGGTCTACGCGGCCACCCTGGCCCGGCTGGCCGGCCGGCTGGACGCGGCCACCGCCCAGCGGCACCGGGCCGTGGTGGCGGCGCTCGGCCTGCCCACCGGCTACCGGGCCGACGCCTGGCCCGAGCTGCTGGCCGCCATGCGGGTGGACAAGAAGGCCCGGGGCAGCCGGCTGCGCTTCGTGGTCCTGGACGGCCTGGCCCGCCCGGCGATCCTGGAGGCGCCGCCGGACGAGCTGCTGGCCGAGGCCTACCGGGAGATCAGCTCATGA
- the aroQ gene encoding type II 3-dehydroquinate dehydratase, which yields MRVYVLNGPNLGRLGTRQVDVYGVTSYADLVTMCEKTGHELGLDVVVRQTDAEHELLGWLHAAADEGAAVVLNPAAWSHYSIAVRDACAMLRGPLVEVHISNIHAREEFRHHSVVSAVATGVICGLGVDGYRLALHHLASRVR from the coding sequence ATGAGGGTGTACGTGCTCAACGGGCCGAACCTGGGCCGGCTCGGCACCCGCCAGGTCGACGTCTACGGGGTGACCAGCTACGCGGACCTGGTCACGATGTGCGAGAAGACCGGTCACGAGCTGGGGCTGGACGTGGTGGTCCGGCAGACCGACGCCGAGCACGAGCTGCTGGGCTGGCTGCACGCGGCGGCCGACGAGGGCGCGGCCGTGGTGCTCAACCCGGCGGCCTGGTCGCACTACTCGATCGCGGTCCGGGACGCCTGCGCCATGCTCCGCGGCCCGCTGGTCGAGGTGCACATCTCCAACATCCACGCCCGCGAGGAGTTCCGGCACCACTCGGTGGTCTCGGCGGTGGCCACCGGGGTCATCTGCGGGCTGGGCGTCGACGGCTACCGGCTGGCCCTGCACCACCTGGCCAGCCGCGTTCGGTGA
- a CDS encoding aspartate carbamoyltransferase catalytic subunit has product MIRHLLSGADLDAATATEILDTAAEMATVAGREVKKLPALRGRTVVNLFYEDSTRTRISFEAAAKRLSADVINFSAKGSSVAKGESLKDTALTLQAMGADAVVVRHPASGAPHRLANWVDGSVVNAGDGTHEHPTQALLDAYTMRSRLGRLDGLHVAIVGDVLHSRVARSNVLLLSTLGAKVTLVGPPTLIPVDISPALAPGTDVSYDLDTVLPGVDVVMMLRVQRERMNDSYFPSAREYARRYGLDGPRMRRLPEHAIVMHPGPMNRGMEITPEVADSPRSTIVEQVANGVSVRMAVLYLLLGGNNR; this is encoded by the coding sequence ATGATCCGTCACCTGCTCTCCGGGGCCGACCTCGACGCGGCCACCGCCACCGAGATCCTGGACACCGCGGCCGAGATGGCCACCGTGGCCGGGCGCGAGGTCAAGAAGCTGCCCGCGCTGCGCGGCCGGACCGTGGTCAACCTCTTCTACGAGGACTCCACCCGCACCCGGATCTCCTTCGAGGCGGCCGCGAAGCGGCTCAGCGCCGACGTGATCAACTTCTCCGCCAAGGGCTCCAGCGTGGCCAAGGGGGAGAGCCTGAAGGACACCGCGCTCACCCTCCAGGCCATGGGCGCCGACGCGGTGGTCGTCCGGCACCCCGCCTCCGGCGCCCCGCACCGGCTGGCCAACTGGGTCGACGGCTCGGTGGTCAACGCCGGCGACGGCACCCACGAGCACCCCACCCAGGCGCTGCTCGACGCCTACACGATGCGCTCCCGGCTGGGCCGCCTGGACGGCCTGCACGTGGCGATCGTCGGCGACGTGCTGCACTCCCGGGTGGCCCGCTCCAACGTGCTGCTGCTCTCCACGCTCGGCGCGAAGGTCACCCTGGTCGGCCCGCCGACCCTCATCCCGGTCGACATCTCACCCGCGCTCGCCCCCGGCACCGACGTCTCCTACGACCTCGACACCGTTCTTCCGGGTGTGGACGTGGTGATGATGCTGCGGGTGCAGCGGGAGCGGATGAACGACTCCTACTTCCCCTCGGCCCGCGAGTACGCCCGCCGCTACGGGCTGGACGGCCCGCGGATGCGCCGGCTGCCCGAGCACGCGATCGTCATGCACCCCGGCCCGATGAACCGGGGGATGGAGATCACGCCCGAGGTGGCCGACTCGCCCCGCTCCACCATCGTCGAACAGGTCGCCAACGGGGTCTCCGTGCGGATGGCCGTCCTCTACCTGCTGCTCGGAGGGAACAACCGGTGA
- a CDS encoding transcriptional regulator, giving the protein MPSEYAKSLGARLRSIRQQQGLSLQGVEEKSNGRWKAVVVGSYERGDRAVTVSRLAELADFYRVPVSELLPDGSGVRHEPTSKIVLDLERLYDEASEDLAYVARYARAIQQQRGDYNGRVLSIRADDLRALAIVYDASPSGLIERLTEHGVLVADPRAFFAS; this is encoded by the coding sequence ATGCCCTCTGAATACGCCAAGTCGCTGGGCGCCCGCCTGCGCTCCATCCGCCAGCAGCAGGGCCTGTCCCTGCAGGGGGTGGAGGAGAAGTCGAACGGGCGGTGGAAGGCCGTGGTGGTCGGCTCGTACGAGCGCGGCGACCGGGCCGTCACCGTGTCCCGCCTGGCGGAGCTGGCCGACTTCTACCGCGTTCCCGTCTCGGAGCTGCTGCCCGACGGCAGCGGGGTGCGCCACGAGCCCACCAGCAAGATCGTTCTCGACCTGGAGCGGCTCTACGACGAGGCCTCCGAGGACCTCGCCTACGTCGCCCGGTACGCCCGCGCCATCCAGCAGCAGCGCGGCGACTACAACGGCCGGGTGCTCTCCATCCGCGCCGACGACCTGCGCGCCCTCGCGATCGTCTACGACGCCTCGCCGTCGGGCCTGATCGAGCGGCTCACCGAGCACGGTGTGCTGGTCGCCGACCCGCGGGCGTTCTTCGCGTCCTGA
- the efp gene encoding elongation factor P, protein MATTNDLKNGLVLNLDGELWAVVEFQHVKPGKGGAFVRTTLKNVLSGKVVDKTFNAGTKVETATVDKRTMQYLYADGEDYVFMDLETFDQITVPGGTVGEAANYLLPEAEATVATHEGVPLYIELPTSVVLEITYTEPGLQGDRSTGGNKPATVETGATVQVPLFITTGEKIKVDTRDGRYLGRA, encoded by the coding sequence ATGGCCACCACCAACGACCTCAAGAACGGCCTGGTACTCAACCTCGACGGCGAGCTGTGGGCCGTCGTCGAGTTCCAGCACGTCAAGCCCGGTAAGGGCGGTGCGTTCGTGCGTACCACGCTGAAGAATGTGCTGTCCGGCAAGGTGGTCGACAAGACCTTCAACGCGGGCACCAAGGTCGAGACCGCGACCGTCGACAAGCGCACCATGCAGTACCTCTACGCCGACGGCGAGGACTACGTCTTCATGGACCTGGAGACGTTCGACCAGATCACCGTCCCCGGCGGCACCGTCGGCGAGGCGGCCAACTACCTCCTCCCGGAGGCCGAGGCCACCGTCGCCACCCACGAGGGCGTGCCGCTCTACATCGAGCTGCCGACCTCGGTCGTGCTGGAGATCACCTACACCGAGCCGGGCCTGCAGGGCGACCGGTCGACCGGCGGCAACAAGCCGGCCACCGTCGAGACCGGCGCGACCGTCCAGGTGCCGCTCTTCATCACCACCGGCGAGAAGATCAAGGTCGACACCCGCGACGGCCGTTACCTCGGCCGAGCCTGA
- the nusB gene encoding transcription antitermination factor NusB yields the protein MPARRKARKRALDVLFEADLRDRPPVEVLAGYLERIEKPRPEHVGYAVSLVEGVAAHLDRIDEVIASYAEGWTLDRMPVVDRNLARIAVYELLYVDEIDDAVAISEAVELARQMSTDDSPRFLNGILGRIAEYATR from the coding sequence ATGCCGGCGCGCCGCAAGGCGCGCAAGCGGGCGCTGGACGTGCTCTTCGAGGCCGACCTGCGGGACCGGCCGCCCGTGGAGGTGCTCGCCGGCTATCTGGAGCGGATCGAGAAGCCCCGCCCGGAGCACGTGGGCTACGCGGTGAGCCTGGTCGAGGGCGTCGCGGCGCACCTGGACCGGATCGACGAGGTGATCGCCAGCTACGCCGAGGGGTGGACGCTGGACCGGATGCCGGTCGTCGACCGCAACCTGGCCCGCATCGCGGTCTACGAGCTGCTCTACGTCGACGAGATCGACGACGCGGTGGCGATCAGCGAGGCCGTCGAGCTGGCCCGCCAGATGTCGACCGACGACTCGCCGCGCTTCCTCAACGGCATCCTCGGCCGCATCGCCGAGTACGCCACCCGCTGA
- the mltG gene encoding endolytic transglycosylase MltG codes for MIDDLDLGFDDAERGEKGRHRRGAVRKRNGGSGGGRGKTIFALLMALVLLGGIGGGAYVGFDRIRNHFVTPDYDGPGTGEALVEVKAGDTLTDIGNNLYDAGVVKSTKAFIEAADANSRSKNIQVGRYKVRKQMKAADVITLMLDPKSRVINGVTIPEGTISLNIYQILSKQTKIPVKDFQDAAKDPLKLGVPAFWFNREDGKKGPKSIEGFLYPSTYEIPPKATAEQILSMMVNEFLRVTQELNFVDRAQKERKISPYEALITASIAEAESVNAVDLPKVSRVIYNRVYAGKIGCKCLGIDSGINYYFRLQGKDPKDSDDLLQSEINDLKNPYNTHNVAGLPITPISNPGQAALKGALEPPPGDWIFFMTVDQKGTMGYGSNDADFRKLQKQMCDNKVLTGENCT; via the coding sequence ATGATCGACGATCTTGACCTGGGCTTCGACGACGCGGAGAGGGGGGAGAAGGGCCGGCACCGGCGCGGCGCCGTGCGCAAGCGCAACGGCGGGTCGGGTGGCGGCCGGGGCAAGACCATCTTCGCCCTGCTGATGGCGCTCGTGCTGCTGGGCGGCATCGGTGGTGGCGCGTACGTCGGCTTCGACCGGATCCGCAACCACTTCGTCACCCCCGACTACGACGGCCCCGGCACAGGCGAGGCGCTCGTCGAGGTGAAGGCCGGCGACACCCTCACCGACATCGGGAACAATCTCTACGACGCCGGCGTGGTGAAGAGCACCAAGGCGTTCATCGAGGCCGCCGACGCGAACTCGCGCAGCAAGAACATCCAGGTCGGCCGGTACAAGGTCCGCAAGCAGATGAAGGCCGCGGACGTGATCACGCTGATGCTCGACCCGAAGAGCCGGGTGATCAACGGGGTGACCATCCCCGAGGGCACGATCAGCCTGAACATCTACCAGATCCTCTCGAAGCAGACGAAGATCCCGGTCAAGGACTTCCAGGACGCCGCGAAGGACCCGCTCAAGCTGGGCGTGCCCGCCTTCTGGTTCAACCGGGAGGACGGCAAGAAGGGCCCGAAGAGCATCGAGGGCTTCCTCTACCCGTCGACCTACGAGATCCCGCCGAAGGCCACCGCCGAGCAGATCCTGTCGATGATGGTGAACGAGTTCCTCCGCGTCACCCAGGAGCTCAACTTCGTCGACCGGGCGCAGAAGGAGCGCAAGATCTCCCCGTACGAGGCGCTGATCACCGCCTCGATCGCCGAGGCCGAGTCGGTAAACGCGGTCGACCTGCCCAAGGTCTCCCGGGTGATCTACAACCGGGTCTACGCCGGCAAGATCGGCTGCAAGTGCCTCGGCATCGACAGCGGCATCAACTACTACTTCCGCCTGCAGGGCAAGGACCCGAAGGACTCCGACGACCTGCTGCAGAGCGAGATCAACGACCTGAAGAACCCGTACAACACGCACAACGTGGCCGGCCTGCCGATCACCCCGATCAGCAACCCGGGCCAGGCGGCGCTCAAGGGTGCCCTGGAGCCCCCGCCCGGCGACTGGATCTTCTTCATGACCGTCGACCAGAAGGGCACCATGGGCTACGGCTCGAACGACGCCGACTTCCGGAAGCTGCAGAAGCAGATGTGCGACAACAAGGTGCTCACCGGGGAGAACTGCACCTGA
- a CDS encoding shikimate dehydrogenase — protein MKAAVVGRPIAHSLSPVIHNAGYAAAGLTGWSYTRIECGADELAGLVAGLGPEWAGLSVTMPGKEAALALADEVSPVAAAVGAANTLVRRPDGTWYADNTDVAGMVDVLTAAGCASGATVTVLGAGGTARAAVAAAARIGAAEVTVVARRPEAVHELCPMAEAVGVPLVGAPWDGDPAHARADLVVSTVPKGVADPLAENFDWRPATVFFDVVYDPWPTPLAAAALAAGCRVVSGLDLLLAQALGQFEQFTGVSAPREAMRAALAEARAAA, from the coding sequence ATGAAGGCCGCCGTCGTGGGCCGGCCGATCGCCCACTCGCTCTCCCCGGTGATCCACAACGCCGGGTACGCGGCGGCCGGGCTGACCGGGTGGTCGTACACCCGGATCGAATGCGGGGCCGACGAGCTGGCCGGCCTGGTCGCGGGCCTGGGCCCGGAGTGGGCCGGCCTGTCGGTCACCATGCCGGGCAAGGAGGCGGCGCTCGCGCTGGCCGACGAGGTCTCGCCGGTCGCCGCCGCGGTGGGCGCGGCCAACACGCTGGTACGCCGACCGGACGGCACCTGGTACGCCGACAACACCGACGTCGCCGGCATGGTCGACGTGCTCACGGCCGCCGGCTGCGCGTCGGGCGCCACGGTCACCGTGCTCGGCGCGGGCGGCACCGCCCGGGCGGCCGTCGCGGCGGCGGCCCGGATCGGCGCCGCCGAGGTGACAGTGGTGGCCCGCCGGCCCGAGGCCGTGCACGAGCTGTGCCCGATGGCCGAGGCGGTCGGTGTCCCGCTGGTCGGCGCGCCCTGGGACGGCGACCCGGCGCACGCCCGGGCCGACCTCGTGGTCTCCACGGTGCCGAAGGGCGTGGCCGACCCGCTCGCCGAGAACTTCGACTGGCGGCCGGCGACGGTCTTCTTCGACGTGGTCTACGACCCGTGGCCCACCCCGCTCGCCGCCGCGGCGCTCGCCGCGGGTTGCCGGGTGGTCTCGGGGCTGGACCTGCTGCTGGCCCAGGCGCTCGGGCAGTTCGAGCAGTTCACCGGCGTGTCCGCACCCCGCGAGGCGATGCGCGCCGCGCTGGCCGAGGCGCGCGCCGCGGCCTGA